Proteins encoded together in one Microcaecilia unicolor chromosome 3, aMicUni1.1, whole genome shotgun sequence window:
- the LOC115466228 gene encoding prostaglandin E synthase-like: MSLELRNEAFSSFALYATLLIIKMYLLGILTGQLRLRRKAFANPEDAVRHGGLKYCRRDPDVERCRRLHRNTMECIFPFLFIGILYCMLDPSPAIAKVHFRIFFLARLLHTVAYLFAFRAPIRSVAYTLGQIPCFSMVIKILINVDFSW, encoded by the exons ATGAGCTTAGAGCTCAGGaacgaggccttttcctcttttgCCCTCTATGCCACACTGTTAATCATCAAGATGTACCTACTGGGCATCCTCACCGGCCAACTTCGACTACGCAGAAAG GCATTTGCCAACCCTGAGGATGCTGTAAGACACGGGGGACTAAAATACTGTCGTAGGGACCCGGATGTAGAGCGATGCAGGAG ACTCCACCGTAATACCATGGAGTGCATCTTCCCGTTCCTCTTTATCGGCATCCTCTACTGCATGCTGGACCCCAGCCCGGCCATTGCTAAAGTCCACTTCCGAATCTTCTTCCTGGCCCGCCTCCTCCACACTGTCGCCTACCTCTTTGCCTTTAGGGCTCCTATCCGGTCCGTGGCCTACACCCTCGGTCAGATTCCCTGCTTCTCCATGGTGATCAAGATCCTCATCAACGTTGACTTCAGCTGGTAG